The Sphaeramia orbicularis chromosome 16, fSphaOr1.1, whole genome shotgun sequence genome window below encodes:
- the LOC115436281 gene encoding zinc finger protein 664-like — MDGRSTCDQCGKTFTTASNLKKHKHIHTRERPYECDQCGKAFARADILKLHQRTHTGEKPYDCDQCGKAFARADILELHQRTHTGEKKYECDQCGKAFTRADSLKLHQRIHTGEKPYQCDQCGKAFTTAGNLQLHKRIHTGEKPYECDQCGKAFTRADSLKVHQRIHTGEKPHECDQCGNAFTTASGLKIHQRIHTGGKPYDCDQCGNAFTTASDLKMHQRTHAGEKPYECDHCGNAFSTASNLKMHQRTHTLEKTYDCDHCGKSFTQMCGLKYHQCIYRERLYNCDQCGKFFTKANHLKIHQCIHTGGRPYQCRFCDRSFITGSKCTKHELVKHFLKGQKLNSRTKSKTLDSSGKSQCHNTPKQFECFQCDERFWSSSALRYHQRRCKSSTSGPKCPSASDDKKKHSVCEPAAPTSDKNIRLKNLQIRLHRIQM; from the coding sequence ATGGATGGAAGatccacctgtgaccagtgtggaaagactttcaccacagcaagtaacctaaaaaaacacaaacacatccacactagagaaagaccatatgagtgtgaccagtgtggaaaggctttcgCCAGAGCAGATATCCTAAAACTCCACCAACgcacccacactggagaaaaaccatatgattgtgaccagtgtggaaaggctttcgCCAGAGCAGATATCCTAGAACTCCACCAACgcacccacactggagaaaaaaagtATGAGTgcgaccagtgtggaaaggctttcaccaGAGCAGATAGCCTAAAAttgcaccaacgcatccacactggagaaaaaccgtatcagtgtgaccagtgtggaaaggctttcaccaCAGCAGGTAACCTACAATTACacaaacgcatccacactggagaaaaaccatatgaatgtgaccagtgtggaaaggctttcaccaGAGCAGATAGCCTAAaagtccaccaacgcatccacactggagaaaaaccacatgagtgtgaccagtgtggaaatgctttcaccacagcaagtggaCTAAAAattcaccaacgcatccacactggaggaaaaccgtatgactgtgaccagtgtggaaatgctttcaccacagcaagtgacCTAAAAATGCACCAACGGACCCATGCTGGAGAAAAACCGTATGAGTGTGACCACTGTGGAAATGCTTTCAGCACAGCAAGTAACCTGAAAATGCACCAACGGACCCACACTCTAGAAAAAACATACGACTGTGACCACTGTGGGAAGAGTTTCACCCAAATGTGTGGGCTTAAATATCACCAATGCATCTACAGAGAAAGACTTTATaattgtgaccagtgtgggaagtttTTCACCAAAGctaatcacctaaaaatccaccaatgtATCCATACTGGAGGGAGACCGTACCAGTGCAGATTCTGTGACAGATCTTTTATCACAGGTTCAAAATGTACTAAACATGAACTTGTCAAACATTTCCTCaaaggacaaaaactgaacagtcgtacaaaaagtaagacattgGACTCTAGTGGAAAGAgtcagtgtcataacacaccTAAACAGTTTGAATGTTTCCAGTGTGATGAAAGATTCTGGTCATCCTCCGCCCTCCGCTATCATCAGCGCAGATGTAAATCATCAACGTCTGGACCAAAATGTccctcagcatcagatgacaagaagaaacacagtgtgtgtgaaccagcagcacccacttccgacaagaacatcagacttaaaaacctccagatcagacttcacagaatccagatgtga